aactagtGCACTGTGTGACCCTTTTGCAATTGATGGACCTTGCCCATTGATTGCGAGAAAAACCGTGGGAAATATTCGGTGTGGCCCTAGCTATGAGACGTCCGGCTCaatcaaatctttttttgattttaaatGTGGGCATCTCGCAAATGTAGAGGGGCTATTTTTCATGGTGTGATTCATTGATTTAGTGAagtatcaaaattaaaaataaaatttagaacaatcggatttttaaagattttgtgaGAGGGGTAGTAAATACTTACTCTTATTGTGTGATACTGTTAGATTTCCAACACAACAGGCAATTATGTTAAGTTACCATTGTAATTTGCATATAAAATTAACACTTTAGGATATATCTAGCAAGAGTTAttcattagaaatttttatggtCCCACAGTATAGATGGTAAATTGGTAATCCTGTTAGGATGGATGTTTGTAAACTTCTACATGTCTCTTAGGAAAAGATATAGACGTTTACTAAAAGATGTATCTTATTTATGAAACATGACTCTTTAATAAATTACTAACTTTAATATTTAAtaccttctccaaaaaaaaaaaaaaaaaacctttactatttaattaattCCCTATTGCAAATTGGTAAGGCAACACATATCACCAAGTAAGAGTTACTGTATGAATAAAGCTGCACCATATTATAGTGTAATTACCTATCACTTTTGTAGAACAAATAAAAGTTTCTTTCCAAATTAGTTTAAaaagaaactcttcaaactcctcatatatctttatattgattgtgaattttgaaaatctaactattagattgcatatttttattatatctttcatgcttgcaaaattttcaaagatcaaagatcaattgccatgtcattaaaaaaatgttaaaatttcaagtttttgtgatctaaaattgtgtataaaaaataagtttattgatcgaatagtaaataacatccaatttgaataaaatttgatatgtatgttaaaaacataaagaacatgaaattcaatagttagatttttaaaattcatactaaAAAAAGATGtatatgagaaatttgaagaatttCTTTCTAAACTAATTAACAATTTTTCTATCATCAATTCCCCTtagaataagattttttttggttgtttatcTTTGAATGTACTTATGTacgtaataaataaatttaaggaACCAAAGCTGTTGCGTGAGTAATCTAGTGTAATAAACGTGGACGCTCTCATTATTATATTTGCTAATGTCGAATTTGCCATAATCAGTACTATATTCACCACATGATGGTATTTATAAAATAACAGATTaaatttcttctttatcttaaacagaaacaaacaagaaataatAGAAGTTTATGAGAGTTAGATATTAGAATGACACAAATTGTGGGGGACAAGGTAGGGAGAATGACTAATTTGGAGAAACAGTTAGGTGACTAATTACAATTTCATTTCTCACACGCAAACTTTATTGCATAATACAGTAGATCCAACGGAATAGGGATGGAACTCATGTCAAGATTAGAGTACATAGTTGTCAAGGGCCACCAAACGTAGGTGTCAATaatctaggattttttttcaaaataacactcattttgaaacaatttcattagttagccccgtttccaaactaattaggaaattaacaacttaagTGTGTCAGACTCGAGTTTACTATAGCAactcgagtctaagagacttGTTTTATGTGTTTTGCGAAACATGGAACTCAAGCCTGTGGAGCTCAAGTTCCTTAAAGTGAAATCGAGATATGGTTCCTCATCGAAACTATTCCACACTATGAAGTCCAAGCTTCTTCGTAACTGAACCTCAACCCACCCAAACCCACAAGTTCGAGCTTCTTCTTCGTCATTGAAACCTCAACCCACCCAAACCAACACAGTGAAGAGTACAAGTTTGAGCTTCATCTTAGTCATTGAAACCTCAATCCACCCAAACCCACACTGTAAGTCAACATCTGAAAACAATACTGCCAAGGCCCGCCGAGTCTGACTTTGAGTTCCGAGTCAACATCTAAGCCGCAATCACAACATTGATCAAGTGGGTTTGTTGATTTCGTTATAGGTCTCTCTGGGTTTGCTTGGATTTATTGGAGAAGAAGAGTTTGTTCTTACTGAGAGAGTACTGAAATCGAGTTTGTAAGGCTTGATTTCAATTTAAAGGAAATCGATTTCTACGGACTCGATTTTAATGATAGAAAACGAGTCTAACAAACTCGATTTCAAAAAGTAAATAGACTCGTTTTGTTAGAttgctaaataatttcaaaaccttGCTAACTAATGAAATGGTTTGAGGGATTTggttattttggaaaaaaaaaaaaaatccaataatctaaaacaatattttacaaTAAGAAGCCTTAATACCAAATTTTTAAGATCGATTTATGGATTTTAGTATATTAGTTAGGATCGGtcatatatatgtattatttttctcaattatatttatttacaaccatattttctattattttcctaattatagataattttttttataacttatactaatattattttgagtcttttttaactttttttttttttttaattctctcaaCTTGGATAAACTCATTCTTTCTTAGTGGTATATTATTTGTTCTCTTATAAATATAACCAAATCATCTCAAACAactctttctcattttttttttttattaatatgagtTATCTTTATCTATGGATTTTCCcattttaaatcttaaaaaaaaaaaaaaaaagtatttgtcCCCATTACCCTCACTTGACAATGACACACCTACGTAAAATGTATTGATAATGtatattatacaaaatatagtacataaaatagtaaaataaccctaaaaattaaatgaaagaaaatgacGGGTCATCTTCTAAGAGTAAAAACAGTGTCGTGTCTTGGTTCATGTTTGGTCCCCGTCCTATGGGACCAGAATAGCAATTTACGGCCCGAGTGTTCGAACACGAAAAGTACAGTTCTCTATTGCGGTTCACATGAATAGTCCATATCTCAATGAGCTCTCTATGTCTTCATGGGCTCCAAGCCTCCACCTAAGgacctctctctctttgctcTTCACTTCTATCACTTACTAATGCCGTGTAGGCCAGATTacactacattttttttcttttaaattattagtcatcatcatatattttctttgaaaactttatttcatattttcatCACTTTaacaaagatgaaaagaaaCCTGTTTACTATTGCTTTTTCCTTATTCAAGTCAAAATTGATCGAGTATTATATTATAGCTTTAGATTGACTTGATTAGTGACTATAAAATATGCCTTTTAAGTAAACTTTGTGTAGAGGACATCAACTCTACTTGATGTTGAGTCAACAGTCAACACATCAAATTGAGCTTTCATACACAAATTGAGTTTTCCCgttttattatttgatattaaGTTAGAATGACTTGACAAGGACTTCTACatcaagtcttcaacccacatttCTCTCCTAAATGAAGGGATAGAGAGATCACACATCtcaataacttaaaaataaaaaataaaatttagaatgaCTACACCATGACAATAATTgagacaaaatttattttatatatttgatttaACATCTTCAcctatttattttagttttttttttttttttttgggggggggggggggggggtttctaTTTGGCTTATTTGGGCacgtacaatttttttaagtcatttttcttaaatataattgtactattagacatttttttattaagctaACCCAAGTAGACATTAAGTATAAAAAGTTAAGTTGAAATGAATGTGAccaactaaataaaataaacatatgatgaattaaataaattatttgatgATTCAAGGAGATCATCAATTGTCATAAACTTAAAAGTAATTTAGtcatgaaaaaaattatgttattaaagaaaaatatcaaaatatatgagaatatcttcttctttttttaagtcttcaattaaaaaaactatacaATTAGAACCATACATGTgaatttttctctattcttaaaaaattagttaacatgttacaaatttttttttttcctttctaatcAAAAGCCTCTTAAAGTGGGAttcaaagttttatttttatggattcCCCTCCTCCAACTCACCTTTTGTACAATTAAGATTAAGATGTAAAATCTACCTTATAAGTTTGActgaaattcatttcagtctttTAACTTGACTTTCATTCAATTGAATCCTCTAAATTccatatttattcaattttaggTCTTTCATCCAATTCCAAAAATATAATGGCCATTAAGTATGCAATTaactaatggaaaaaaaattgaaaaaaaattctcatttaaaaaattcatgtgaGATGGTAGCACCAAAGGTTTTCATGGCCTTACGGGAGTATAATTTAGGAATCATTTGTAGTGTTTAAGTTCATATGCTATCGATTTCAACTTTTGTgacaaatgatactttgcaaCATTCTTTCAGCTAACTCTATAGTGATTAATCTAAGTCAAATCCTATTTCTTCCTTATAAATtcaactttgtttttttattgtagCTATCTTTTGGCTATACCATGGAAGATCGTTCTTTGACACACCTTCCAAGAAGCAAACAAATGTGCTGACTTTGTTTTACAAATATAGAAGCACGACAGTAAGTTgagaatttatttttaacacCTGTCTCACTTTTTTCTTGGATAACATGTTTTAGAATACTTCAAGTTTAAATactttaagaataaaaaactttattagttGAGTTAATTATAACATTCctgtgaaattaaaaaaaaaaaaaaactacttttatgtattttgtttattgttgatttaataattcgattgaggaaaaataaaaaaaagtagagattGACACATGTCACAGTAGAGAGACGTGTCCTTTTTTTGGTCACATATTATCATCCAAACAAGTTTAATGCCCAAGCCTAGCCAACAAAAAACTTTAAGATATCTTtattagagcactagcattgagaAATGCTAAagtcatatttaaagcatttttaacattttagaGGACAAAATCACTTACATCAAAGAGTGCTAAACTGTACTATTGCAaaaatttttgcaatagtgttacagtacaattctaaacttagaattgtactgtagcagaatgttaaaaaaatatatatatattttattcgcTCCTGTTTCTCTCCACCCAgaagtcttctctctctcttccttctcttctcCGTTTCTCCATCTCTGCTCTTTCCTCTCTACGGACCAAAATGCCACCTctgctctctcttccttctctgttgGGTCCGGTGTTTAGGTTgtggttgggttgtgggttgattgGTGGGTTGATCGATGGTGggttgatgatattttttgaatgggtttgctccggtggGTTTCGAATAGGCTAGGTTTCAAATCGGCGGTGTGGATTCGGATcggtggtgggtgtggtggccgttgttggctttggtttgatggtttgtgtgtggCTGTGTGTGGGTCACTGTGTtggttctctgtttttttttttttttttttttttttttttttttttttttttttttttttttttctggctatgaccggtgcttaaaggggttgtgggtggtggttgggTCTGGGGTTTGGGTAgtggttgggttgtgggttcGGTGGTGgattgatgatattttttgaatgggtttgctccggtgagtttcaaatgggttgggtttcaAATCGGCGGTGTGGTTCGGATcggtggtgggtgtggtggccATTGTTGGCtatggtttgatggtttgtgtgtggCTGTGTGTGGCTCTGTTGATGGGTCTGTGTGGTTCAGTGAGAGGAGCtggtgctagaggttgagggaggtTGAGGGaggctgaggaaaaaaaaaaaaagaacggttggaaagcctaggaaagtagaactgaaaaaaaattggttaaaaagaaataataaaaaaagattaaataataatattttaataaaaatagagttttaggatgtgagaggtattgtaaaatgggatggtataagtaataaagtggttttttgggatggtataatagtatagcataGCATTTTTCAGTgctctgaaaaaaaaaagaaaaagaaaaacgaagAAAGAAAACGATAAAGGAAAAGAGCCTTAGTTATAAGTAAGCTCTGGGGACCCGAAGCAACGTTGCTTTCGCAATACTTCAAATGGCTGAGGAGTAATCTCTCAGAGAGACACAGAAACAGagaaacaggaaaaaaaaaaaaaaacactcagaaagaaagaaactgatTGACCGCCATTGAAGCACCTGTCCCTCATATAATACTACTACTCCTTGTATTATATATAAACCAACATTTCAGCGATCCTTCCCCCATTCTCTCTTCAACTCCATTTCCCTCATACAACAACATATAATACTACTGTACTGAGATTAATTAGGCCCtaaaatttctcaatttggAAACTTTTTTTCAATTACTGAAGTgtttaattgaaatttcaagTGATTGCAGCTCTCAATGGAGCCAAATTCAGCAAGCTATGTGCTCGGATCCTgcccaacccgacccgaacccgaggAAACCGGACTCGAATCCCTTCAATTCCGCGACGAAATCCAGCGGCTCATGACCGTGCCGCCGGAGAACGCGAGCTCCTTCACGGCGCTTCTGGAGCTCCCGGCCACTCAGGCCATGCAGCTCCTCCACAGCTCGCCTCACTCCGCCGGCGGCGGAGGCGACGAACACAAACCctactcctcctcctccttcaccAACGGCAATCTCACCTTCCCTTCCAACAAAGCCCTAATCGAACGCGCCGCCAAGTTCTCCGTCTACGCCGTCGCCGCCGACGCCGAGATCTCGCCGGAAACAAGCTCAGTACCGTCGAATTCAAGCGCGAATTTGGACAAAGTAAAGACCGAACCAGCCGAGACCGATTCAAACCCTGGCTCATCAAACAAGAATCAGACTCAGAAGTTGGCGAAGAGAAAGGAACGCGAGAAGAAGGTAAAAATAAATCTCCGGTAATggctttttggtaattttagtgtGAAGCTAAGTCTAATTTGGgggaaaaattgaaattagGGCAAAGAGAGTGCCAAAAAAAGCAAGAACCAGAGCTGTGAAGATGCAGAGAAGCTTCCTTACGTCCACGTCAGAGCTCGTCGTGGTCAAGCTACGGATAGCCATAGCTTAGCAGAGCGAGTTAGTATTACTATTAATCTCTTTAAATCTTAATTAATCAATCATAGAACACTGATTAATCAAATCAAgtacttatttttgttaattaaaattttggaaaggcGAGGAGAGAGAAGATTAATGCTCGGATGAAGCTTCTTCAGGAACTGGTCCCCGGGTGCAGTAaggtttgttttattattattattattttattggaataTACATTAAGGAAGGTTAGTTAATTAGATCTTGTTCTTGTCTTAATCATTCTTATTTGGTTGGTTAATCATTTGATTCTGTTATGACTTTATGAGTGTCCCTTTTTCTAATGTGTCCGAATTGTCTCTAAAAAGTTCGATTATGTTACGTTAGTATGACTTTAGGGGATAAAATACAAAGGTGCAGAAAAACTTGTGAgaacttaaaaaattgaataatttttgaaaatttctaatAGTGCCTATTATAAGCCCAAACatcatgtggtttttttttgtatttaagtaatgttacaatgacaacaatttttttattattatttttttgttgacaattgaccttattttttaaaagagtgGCTTTAGACTTATTAAACTTGTATTATGCGGTTGCGGTTTAGTTACTGGTGTGTCATTGTCACCTTTTCACAAAGGTAAAGTGGTTACTTTTGTACCAAGAAAAGTGAAAAGTGGGCGGTGTCAAAAGTGGCATTCTCGTAACTCCACTTCAGGCGGTTGGTTAATAGTCCATATCAGAGGTTAATTTTGtcattgcattaaaaaaattattcaattcatttGGTTATAGTTTCCATTTCATTTGCTGTGACTTTGACATTTATCgcaaatctcaaaaaatttatttgggtCGGGCCGGGTAGTTCAAATTTGATAGACTAAAAGATTCTAGTTACAATCCATATAATGACGAAAATACCCTTCATGGGTTAGACTCTGGAATTTTAGCCAGGCGAATATGCTTAAATGCTATAGCTGGAAGCTGCTTTTGAAGCACGGGGAGGGGAGACAAGAagttggacattttttttttttaaatataaataattttataaaaatgtatgtGGGTCCCATATGCAAGGGAAAGTTTGATATACTTGTGAGGTGCACGGTACAATCACCTCTTACCAGTTTGGTATCCATCCTCAATCTGATGACGAAAAAAGGGGTGACAAAAGAACAATATCCATTTACAAACGTAGCATGTATGTACCAAAAGCCTAAGCCTAACTACATGGAGAGACGTGATGTGATAGTCCCAtatgcaaatttattttattgaattcaaACATAAACCAAATCCACACCTTCATGCTTTGTTTTAACTGATGATAGGCATAGCAGGAACTTGAGTCTTTCCTTGCAGCACCATCCATAAACTAACCCAAAGTTTGCTAACACACTGGATGGTTGAAAAATCAGCTAGATTTTCTTTGAAATTGCCATGCTTTCTATTTAGAAAGTTACTACAATAATATTTTCTATGCAGATTTCAGGTACAGCATTGGTTCTGGATGAAATTATCAACCATGTACAGTCGCTACAACGTCAAGTTGAGGTTGGATTTATGCATCCCATACACTAAGATATGGTTTTAACAATTGTATGAGATGGTTTAAGCTTGAAATGAACTTTGTTGGGGCAATTTTGTGATAAGGTTTAAATGTGGAAAAGAGTGgataaaaatgtaaaagaagaggagagagatatTGAGATGTCTTGACACGGATAACAATTGCTACTTAATTAGTTAGGTGGGTTATATAAATTGGTGGGTTTTTCATCATCTCCTTATAGATTTATGAGGCTTGAAAATTCAGACTGACTTGAATATATGTTcgtattttagttatttatgtCCACTTTAGTTATTAAATTAGATTAAATAcatatctttttctttgtcaACTTGGTGTTCATGACGCACGTGAACAgtgaaatgaagcttgtgaAATGAATTTAAACTCCATATAAGTTTGAATTTAAACTccatattttagttatttttactCCATACAAATGGTGTTAAAATTATATGGTAGTAATGCTTGAATTATCCGGTACTGGTTTGATCTTCTGATTGAATAATTCTTTGGTTTCAGTTGTTATCAATGAGGCTTGCAGCAGTGAACCCAAGAATTGATTGTAACTTTGACAGTGTATTTGCTACGGAAGTAAGTGTGCAAACTTCTTTATCTTTATCACCCTTTTAGTTTTTGACTTtctggtgaaaaaaaaatatatatgtgtggtTTGGCAATGAGTGCACACTTTATCTAGTAGGTGAGTTAGGATATAAAcatattttaattcaaatttggcTCATTATAGACCCACCCAAGATCTTAATTGGTTGTTTCCACCATTATTATGTACCAGGACAGTTTGTCAGAATTGGACCACCTATTCTATATCCTATCTTTCTCCATTAATATCTTTCGCTGTTCATTAGAATGCGATTGATCACAAGCAGTTACCATTAGCCAATTTAAGTTTCTTTATCTGCTGTCATTATTTTAGTGGGATTCCTGTAACAGTGGATCCGAACTTAAAGGTTAACATTGTTATGGTGGGTAGACTGCAATTTAGGTAGTTTTATCATATCATTATATAgacaaagaaattaagaaatttgtgtgtacacatgccataaaaattaaaattttcttgtacTCATAATTCATACCACACCAACTAAGGAACTGCGTAGTCACCGATTGAAATGTATAAAAGTAGTATCACCAGCTTACCCCTTTACTACCGGAATCCCTGAATAGTGAATATTCTTGAGTTGAATGGTTGGCATGATGTGATTGGCATTGTACAAGTCCTAGAGGCTTTGTTGTGGATCATCGGATAATAATTAGTGTTGATGAACCTCATTATAgttaggggtgtcaaatgggtgggtttggggtgggcaTTATTGGGTTGAATATATAAAAcccatttacccattaaaacctATTTAACTAGTTACTTCTAACCTAAATCCAACCCAActcaattattatgggtaaaccccaacttacccaattacccaattatcaaaattaccaaaatgcatTAAAAGTGAAAATGACCGAAAATTAAAGTGTTATGTCATGCCTAGTTTTGGTTCAATTAAACAGTGATGTGTAACTATCTATTCCATGTCATTaactaaacttaaaataaatctttaaaaatatttttcttttacaatatttctgattttttgggtattcaaaattttcccaagaaaatcaagattttctttccaaataaagactaaaaaatcaaaaatcaaaacaaaaatccaaaggAAGCCAAGCACATGGAAACAAGCacagaaataaagaaaagaacttaGATAGAAATTTCTTTCCACCATTTTTTTCTCAGTATCCAAACGAAAATCCACCAGTTTTCCAACCATGAAAATCAAGCCCAATTATGAAAACCCAGCCAAGAAAGCACCATGAAAAACCCAGCCATGAAAACGAAGACCTAACCAACCCTTTAAACCCAAATTGAACCATGACAGGTCagcaaataaaaaacaacaatccAAGCACACAAACCGATCTCCAGCCTCAGCAGCACCAATATCAATTTGACTCGAGGAAATTGCCACCGATGTCGGTGACGAAGGTAGGTCCTAGCAGCAGCGGAGTAGGACGCGGAGTTGAGGATGGTCGGAGATCGGCACATCTTTTGATGTTGAGGAGGTCGAAGAGAGACATAATGGTGGAAAAAGCTGCGTTAGGGTTTAGGTTCAGTGAGATTGTGCtctgtttgattttgttttcagtTATGGCCACCGATAAAACTCAAGGTTGGAGCGGCGACTCCTTTGACCATTACACGGAGTGCAAGTGCAGCGGTGTGAAgagctagagagagaaagagagagagcaaacacgagagagagaagtgtttggaggctgagaaaatgaaggaaaatgaaaaccttCTTAAGACACTGATgaatgggtttttatttatttatttatttttatttttatgggaagggttgggttgaatttaggtatattgtttttgggttaaatgagtctcaatgggtttttagttaaaacccaataattattgggtctaattgggttaatgcccatttaacccaactaataattgggtggatttgggttcaattagagtgggtgggtttgggtggacAGATGAGTTTGGGCTTACTTTATCGCCCCTAGTTATAGTTAATATATTATAGGGTCTCCAGTTTTCCCTGGTTAGCTTAAGAGTATTTTGATTCACTTACTTTAACAAAGTTCGTAAATTTATGGAGCAAAACCTCCCTTAGTTTAACGTTGGAGCTTTATCCTCATTGTATATCACTAATAGTTTCTCTTCTCCAGGGTGGACCTTTAATCGACAGTAACATCCCCAGCATGGTTTCTCCTCTAATGTGGCCAGAAAACCCATTCACTGGAAACAGAGAGAACTTTCAACAGCCATGGAATTTTGATGCACTTCAACAACCACTTTGGGGGAGGGAAGAAGAAAACCATACTTTCATTACTCCAGAGAACTCACTTTTGAGTTATGACTCCTCAGCAAATTCAGGTAGATTAGGTTCAGCATAATCAGGCTGCATATCACCCCTCCTAAACTGATATCATTAAACTTTTTCAACAACCATTAGTGACAGGATTCTAATGAGAAATTATAGGgttatttattaatgaagaaaaaaat
The sequence above is drawn from the Quercus robur chromosome 7, dhQueRobu3.1, whole genome shotgun sequence genome and encodes:
- the LOC126692973 gene encoding transcription factor bHLH48-like, with the protein product MEPNSASYVLGSCPTRPEPEETGLESLQFRDEIQRLMTVPPENASSFTALLELPATQAMQLLHSSPHSAGGGGDEHKPYSSSSFTNGNLTFPSNKALIERAAKFSVYAVAADAEISPETSSVPSNSSANLDKVKTEPAETDSNPGSSNKNQTQKLAKRKEREKKGKESAKKSKNQSCEDAEKLPYVHVRARRGQATDSHSLAERARREKINARMKLLQELVPGCSKISGTALVLDEIINHVQSLQRQVELLSMRLAAVNPRIDCNFDSVFATEGGPLIDSNIPSMVSPLMWPENPFTGNRENFQQPWNFDALQQPLWGREEENHTFITPENSLLSYDSSANSASLHSNQLKMEL